A genomic window from Streptococcus sanguinis includes:
- a CDS encoding phosphopyruvate hydratase: MSIITDVYAREVLDSRGNPTLEVEVYTESGAFGRGMVPSGASTGEHEAVELRDGDKSRYGGLGTQKAVDNVNKVIAEAIIGYDVRDQQAIDRAMIALDGTPNKGKLGANAILGVSIAVARAAADYLEVPLYSYLGGFNTKVLPTPMMNIINGGSHSDAPIAFQEFMILPVGAPTFKEALRYGAEIFHALKKILKSRGLETAVGDEGGFAPRFEGTEDGVETIIAAIEAAGYVPGKDVFIGFDCASSEFYDKERKVYDYTKFEGEGAAVRTSAEQIDYLEELVNKYPIITIEDGMDENDWDGWKALTERLGKKVQLVGDDFFVTNTDYLARGIKEGAANSILIKVNQIGTLTETFEAIEMAKEAGYTAVVSHRSGETEDSTIADIAVATNAGQIKTGSLSRTDRIAKYNQLLRIEDQLGEVAQYKGLQAFYNLKK; the protein is encoded by the coding sequence ATGTCAATTATTACTGATGTTTACGCTCGCGAAGTCCTAGACTCACGCGGTAACCCAACACTTGAAGTAGAAGTTTATACTGAATCAGGTGCTTTCGGACGTGGTATGGTTCCTTCAGGAGCTTCTACAGGTGAGCACGAAGCAGTTGAACTTCGTGATGGCGACAAATCTCGTTACGGTGGTCTTGGTACACAAAAAGCAGTTGATAATGTAAACAAGGTTATCGCTGAAGCTATCATCGGTTACGATGTTCGTGACCAACAAGCCATCGACCGTGCAATGATCGCTTTGGACGGTACTCCTAACAAAGGTAAATTGGGTGCGAACGCAATCCTTGGTGTGTCTATCGCTGTAGCTCGTGCTGCTGCTGACTACCTTGAAGTGCCACTTTACAGCTACCTTGGCGGATTTAACACTAAAGTTCTTCCAACTCCAATGATGAACATCATCAACGGTGGATCTCACTCAGATGCTCCAATCGCATTCCAAGAGTTCATGATCTTGCCAGTTGGTGCTCCAACATTCAAAGAAGCTCTTCGTTACGGTGCTGAAATCTTCCACGCTCTTAAGAAAATCCTTAAATCTCGTGGTTTGGAAACTGCCGTTGGTGACGAAGGTGGATTCGCTCCTCGTTTTGAAGGAACTGAAGATGGTGTAGAAACTATCATCGCTGCTATCGAAGCTGCTGGTTATGTTCCAGGTAAAGATGTATTTATCGGATTTGACTGTGCATCATCAGAATTCTACGATAAAGAACGTAAAGTATACGACTACACTAAATTTGAAGGTGAAGGCGCTGCTGTTCGTACATCTGCAGAACAAATCGACTACCTTGAAGAGTTGGTTAACAAATACCCAATCATCACTATCGAAGATGGTATGGATGAAAATGACTGGGATGGTTGGAAAGCTCTTACTGAACGTCTTGGTAAGAAAGTACAACTTGTTGGTGACGACTTCTTCGTAACAAACACTGACTACCTTGCACGTGGTATCAAAGAAGGTGCTGCTAACTCAATCCTTATCAAAGTTAACCAAATCGGTACTCTTACTGAAACTTTTGAAGCGATTGAAATGGCTAAAGAAGCTGGTTACACTGCAGTTGTATCACACCGTTCAGGTGAAACCGAAGATTCAACAATCGCTGACATCGCAGTTGCAACTAACGCAGGTCAAATCAAGACTGGTTCACTTTCACGTACAGACCGTATTGCTAAATACAACCAATTGCTTCGTATCGAGGATCAACTTGGCGAAGTTGCTCAATACAAAGGTCTTCAAGCTTTCTATAACTTGAAAAAATAA
- a CDS encoding DUF1694 domain-containing protein translates to MTDINKVIMEKSQGGVKLNPDEQRRFLGTFEERVLASCSIEQANSSLIRSHFKEMLSSIMKNCQPVFVKISPEVESGNQIFYLKTAKELGCEATIVSSDYQSSPFGLIVHSDHLVQMNEKDMYQQFAGLLQPAEKTAKEKRSLWKKWFE, encoded by the coding sequence ATGACTGATATTAATAAAGTAATCATGGAAAAATCTCAGGGCGGAGTCAAGCTCAACCCTGATGAACAGCGTAGGTTTTTAGGGACTTTCGAAGAACGAGTGCTGGCTTCCTGCTCTATTGAGCAAGCTAACAGCTCTCTCATTCGCAGTCATTTCAAGGAAATGCTCAGCAGTATCATGAAAAACTGCCAACCTGTATTTGTCAAAATTTCCCCAGAAGTCGAGTCTGGCAATCAAATCTTTTATCTAAAAACTGCTAAGGAGTTAGGCTGTGAAGCCACTATCGTCTCTAGCGATTACCAGTCCTCTCCTTTTGGCCTGATTGTCCATAGCGACCATCTTGTTCAGATGAATGAGAAGGATATGTACCAACAGTTTGCTGGCCTCCTTCAGCCAGCAGAAAAAACAGCAAAAGAAAAGCGCTCCCTCTGGAAAAAATGGTTTGAGTAA
- a CDS encoding nuclear transport factor 2 family protein: protein MTNLEKLFAFFEAENQRDWQTYQTFLSDHVSWELQGDTTEIIKGKADYLTKIQKVYHDNPVQFRCTYYLLSPDQNRIVTILENDFGDLSCDIFFFEKGMIVKEIEYLLKKAD, encoded by the coding sequence ATGACAAATTTAGAAAAACTTTTTGCCTTTTTTGAAGCTGAAAATCAGCGCGATTGGCAAACCTATCAGACCTTTCTTTCTGATCATGTAAGCTGGGAATTACAGGGCGACACAACCGAAATCATCAAAGGTAAAGCTGACTACCTGACTAAAATTCAAAAAGTCTATCATGACAACCCCGTCCAGTTTCGTTGCACTTATTATCTGCTTAGTCCTGACCAGAATCGGATTGTGACCATTTTAGAAAATGACTTTGGTGACCTGTCTTGTGACATCTTCTTCTTTGAAAAGGGCATGATAGTTAAAGAAATTGAATACCTACTAAAAAAGGCGGACTAA
- a CDS encoding glycerate kinase, translating to MHILIAPDSFKESLSAPQVAQALQMGFSQALPDASFDLLPVGDGGEGTMAALTATLGWAEFYHTVTGPFGQPVKMPYARNGQQALFEMADLVGLASIPQEKRNPLAIETKGLGELILHLAEDGVRKILVGVGGSASNDGGIGLAAGLGYEFFDAHNHRLRPIGSSLGKVARISAEQVPAFLKEVEIEILTDVDNPLCGERGATFVFGGQKGLAPLLFSQVDQAMADFYQLVDPQVIDMDGAGAGGGMAAGLVAFAGGKIVSGIETCLDLLDFDERVKKADLVVVGEGRMDRQSLAGKAPVGVARRTPEGIPVLAICGSLADDLPDFPVENILAAFPVIARADRLDRILEQAEQNLIRTARNIGNVLKMKKSG from the coding sequence ATGCATATTCTTATTGCACCGGATTCATTCAAGGAAAGTTTGTCAGCTCCTCAGGTTGCTCAAGCTCTGCAGATGGGCTTTTCTCAGGCCTTGCCAGATGCCAGCTTTGACTTGCTGCCAGTCGGTGACGGGGGCGAGGGGACCATGGCCGCGCTGACAGCAACCTTGGGCTGGGCTGAATTTTACCACACTGTGACTGGGCCCTTCGGTCAGCCAGTAAAAATGCCCTACGCCAGAAACGGTCAGCAAGCGCTTTTTGAAATGGCTGACTTGGTAGGACTTGCCTCTATTCCTCAGGAAAAACGAAATCCCTTGGCCATAGAAACCAAAGGATTAGGAGAATTGATTTTGCACCTGGCTGAAGACGGTGTCAGAAAGATTTTAGTTGGTGTTGGAGGTTCGGCCAGCAACGACGGTGGGATTGGACTTGCAGCTGGCCTGGGCTATGAATTTTTCGATGCGCATAATCATAGACTGCGCCCCATTGGATCGTCTTTGGGAAAGGTCGCTCGAATTTCAGCTGAGCAGGTTCCGGCTTTCTTGAAGGAAGTTGAGATTGAGATTTTGACGGACGTAGACAATCCTCTCTGCGGAGAGAGGGGTGCGACCTTTGTTTTCGGAGGTCAGAAAGGCCTAGCTCCCTTATTATTCTCTCAAGTGGATCAAGCCATGGCAGATTTCTATCAGTTGGTTGATCCTCAGGTGATTGATATGGATGGAGCTGGGGCCGGAGGCGGAATGGCTGCAGGACTGGTTGCTTTTGCCGGAGGAAAAATCGTTTCGGGTATTGAAACCTGTCTAGATTTACTGGATTTTGATGAAAGAGTTAAAAAGGCGGACTTGGTCGTAGTTGGCGAAGGACGAATGGACCGTCAATCTTTGGCGGGCAAGGCACCAGTCGGGGTCGCAAGACGAACGCCAGAAGGTATCCCTGTGCTGGCGATTTGCGGTAGCCTAGCTGATGATTTACCAGATTTTCCAGTTGAGAATATCCTGGCAGCTTTTCCGGTTATTGCGCGAGCAGATAGGTTGGATAGGATTCTAGAGCAGGCGGAGCAAAATTTGATTCGCACAGCAAGAAATATTGGCAATGTACTAAAAATGAAAAAAAGCGGTTAG
- the serB gene encoding phosphoserine phosphatase SerB has translation MKTVKGLLVMDVDSTLIMEEGIDLLGEEAGVGAQVAAITERAMRGELDFEAALRERVALLKGLPEDIFAQIAERIHFTPGAEDLVKELHKRGYKVGLVSGGFHETVDRLAEQLGIDYVKANRLEIQQGFLTGQVLGEIVTKDTKLAMLKAWAAENKLELNQTIAMGDGANDLPMIQAAGIGIAFMAKPIVREQAPYQIQECNLYRVIDLLDNRKE, from the coding sequence ATGAAAACAGTTAAAGGTCTCTTAGTCATGGATGTAGACAGTACCTTAATCATGGAAGAGGGGATTGACCTGTTAGGAGAGGAGGCGGGTGTAGGAGCTCAGGTTGCAGCTATTACCGAGCGTGCCATGCGAGGAGAGTTGGACTTTGAAGCTGCCTTACGCGAGCGTGTTGCACTTTTAAAAGGCCTGCCAGAGGATATTTTTGCTCAAATTGCTGAAAGGATCCACTTTACTCCGGGAGCTGAGGACTTGGTCAAGGAGCTGCATAAACGTGGTTATAAAGTAGGCTTGGTGTCAGGTGGTTTTCATGAAACGGTGGACAGACTGGCTGAGCAGCTTGGAATTGACTATGTCAAGGCAAATCGTTTGGAAATCCAGCAGGGCTTTTTAACAGGCCAAGTCTTAGGAGAGATTGTCACTAAGGATACCAAGCTTGCCATGCTAAAAGCATGGGCAGCTGAAAATAAGTTGGAATTAAATCAAACAATTGCTATGGGAGATGGCGCCAATGATCTGCCTATGATTCAGGCGGCAGGGATAGGAATTGCCTTTATGGCCAAGCCAATCGTGCGCGAGCAGGCTCCTTACCAGATTCAAGAATGCAATCTCTATCGGGTCATTGATCTTTTAGACAATAGAAAAGAGTAG